In the genome of Hymenobacter cellulosivorans, one region contains:
- a CDS encoding T9SS type A sorting domain-containing protein, translated as MLHRYLNFVKLPRQLFRHLAPALAGAGLLLAPDAAQAQTSSIPFGEYSMGGPVYDLTLGDLNGDGALDMVAAVQFGYVAIRLGTGTGTFGPMASTTVGYYCGYAKTSDVNGDGKLDVIVRYIDAFNSTNRSIGVLLGTGTGALAPIVTYNLPQEYKDGGTAVGDLNGDGKADLVLGGNNSLGVLLSNGDGTFGVMTSNPSLGSTGGVTVGDVNNDGKLDVLSSGQVWLGNGNGTLQPAIASGSGGGVLGDFNNDGKVDIININSGSFAIGLGKGDGTFGPWQTFPANSAVRDMVVADLNGDGKLDIATANGGGGTSTYGNSMGIRLGKGDGTLAMGTSIVVPGIPLSITAGDATGDGRPEVFIGIVGGVVVVPSGAGIVSSNTPARLTPASVSVYPNPAHHSVTLHLPAVPGAAQAHVELYNLLGQAVRQTTVALPAAGTRTTLDVGNLPTGMYMLRVQAGSETITKQLVVE; from the coding sequence ATGCTTCACCGCTACTTAAATTTTGTTAAGCTGCCCCGGCAGCTCTTCCGCCACCTGGCCCCGGCCCTTGCCGGAGCAGGCCTGCTACTGGCCCCGGACGCTGCTCAGGCCCAGACTTCCAGTATTCCTTTCGGAGAGTATTCGATGGGTGGTCCTGTTTATGATCTAACTCTGGGCGACCTCAACGGCGATGGTGCTCTCGATATGGTAGCCGCGGTTCAGTTCGGCTACGTAGCCATACGGCTCGGCACGGGTACAGGTACCTTCGGACCTATGGCTAGTACTACAGTCGGCTACTATTGTGGTTATGCGAAGACAAGTGATGTGAACGGCGATGGGAAGCTGGATGTAATAGTTAGATATATTGATGCTTTTAATTCTACGAACAGGAGTATAGGTGTGCTGCTGGGTACGGGCACCGGTGCCCTGGCCCCTATCGTGACATATAACTTGCCGCAGGAATACAAAGACGGTGGGACAGCCGTTGGCGACCTCAACGGCGATGGCAAGGCCGACCTGGTCTTAGGGGGGAATAACAGCCTTGGAGTGCTACTCAGCAACGGCGACGGTACGTTTGGCGTTATGACCTCCAATCCATCTCTGGGTAGCACGGGCGGAGTGACCGTAGGTGATGTTAACAATGACGGTAAGCTTGATGTACTAAGTAGTGGCCAAGTCTGGCTGGGCAACGGGAATGGCACCCTCCAGCCTGCAATCGCCAGCGGCAGCGGCGGCGGCGTCTTGGGCGACTTCAACAACGATGGTAAGGTCGATATTATTAACATTAATAGTGGCAGCTTTGCCATAGGGCTGGGCAAGGGAGACGGCACGTTTGGTCCGTGGCAAACCTTTCCCGCCAATAGCGCCGTTCGCGACATGGTTGTTGCCGACCTCAACGGCGACGGCAAGCTGGATATCGCCACGGCCAACGGGGGCGGTGGCACAAGCACCTACGGCAACAGTATGGGCATTCGACTGGGTAAGGGAGACGGCACCTTAGCGATGGGTACCAGCATCGTCGTACCCGGGATTCCCCTTTCCATTACTGCCGGCGATGCCACCGGCGACGGACGGCCCGAGGTGTTTATCGGTATTGTCGGCGGGGTCGTGGTAGTGCCAAGCGGAGCCGGCATCGTCAGCTCGAACACCCCGGCCCGCCTCACGCCGGCCAGTGTAAGCGTGTATCCCAACCCGGCCCACCACTCCGTAACGCTGCACCTGCCCGCCGTGCCCGGCGCGGCCCAGGCTCACGTAGAGCTTTACAACCTACTGGGCCAAGCCGTGCGACAAACTACGGTGGCCCTGCCCGCTGCCGGTACCCGCACTACCCTGGATGTAGGAAACCTGCCCACCGGGATGTATATGCTGCGCGTGCAAGCCGGCTCCGAAACCATTACCAAGCAGCTCGTAGTAGAATAA
- the recN gene encoding DNA repair protein RecN, with the protein MLVDLRIQNYALIEQLELRPSALLNIITGETGAGKSIMLGAIGLLLGNRADSKMLFDTQRKCVIEGQFDISNYQLQDIFDSEDLDYDAQCILRREISPSGKSRAFVNDTPVTLDTLRNIGANLMDIHSQHDTLLLGDAVFQLNLLDLYAGLVPTRAHYSNAYRQYRKLEADLKMVEDQIAQANKELDYHSFLLNELEEARLDDEDQEALEQEIKQLEHAEEIKYKLTQALHSLSESEYCAAGSMKEAATLLGQISAYADSFKVLKERLDSCLIELHDIADEVEATERRTEGDPARIDELQSRLNVLYNLQRKHQVRDVPELIAVRDDLRQKVGSVLNLDKELSRLRKDTEGALATVTRQGSKLSDSRKKAFPKFEKELAGLLSELGMPHSRIVVQHSTGQPAASGIDVISILFTANKGAQPQTLSKAASGGEFSRLMLCIKYMLADKTALPTIVFDEIDTGISGEIAVKVGRMMQQMAKKHQLVAISHLPQMAAAGDAHYFVYKEDRADRTVSRIRELTTDERVREIAHMIAGAKPSENAFQSARELLAMRGEVVSTEMVK; encoded by the coding sequence ATGCTGGTTGATCTTCGTATACAGAACTACGCTCTGATTGAGCAATTAGAGCTGCGGCCCTCGGCCCTGCTCAATATCATTACCGGTGAAACCGGAGCCGGCAAATCCATTATGCTCGGCGCCATCGGGCTGCTGCTCGGCAACCGGGCCGACTCCAAGATGCTCTTCGATACCCAGCGCAAGTGCGTCATTGAGGGCCAGTTTGACATTTCGAACTACCAACTCCAGGATATTTTCGATTCTGAGGACCTGGACTACGACGCCCAGTGCATTCTGCGCCGCGAAATCAGCCCGTCGGGCAAGTCGCGGGCCTTCGTGAATGACACGCCTGTAACCCTGGATACGCTGCGCAACATTGGGGCTAACCTGATGGATATTCACTCCCAGCACGACACGCTGCTGCTCGGTGACGCGGTGTTCCAGCTTAATTTGCTCGATTTGTACGCCGGTCTGGTGCCCACCCGGGCCCACTACAGCAATGCCTACCGGCAGTACCGCAAGCTGGAGGCCGACCTGAAAATGGTAGAAGACCAGATTGCCCAGGCTAATAAGGAACTGGACTACCACAGCTTTCTGCTCAACGAGCTGGAAGAGGCCCGCCTTGATGATGAGGACCAGGAGGCCCTGGAGCAAGAAATCAAGCAGCTGGAGCACGCCGAGGAAATCAAGTACAAGCTCACCCAGGCCCTGCACAGCCTAAGCGAAAGTGAGTACTGCGCCGCCGGCAGCATGAAGGAAGCCGCCACGCTGCTGGGTCAGATTTCCGCGTATGCCGACTCGTTCAAGGTGCTCAAGGAGCGTCTCGACAGCTGCTTGATTGAGCTCCACGACATTGCCGACGAAGTGGAAGCCACCGAGCGGCGCACCGAAGGTGACCCGGCCCGCATCGACGAGCTGCAGAGCCGGCTGAACGTGCTCTACAACCTGCAACGCAAACATCAGGTGCGCGACGTGCCCGAGCTGATTGCCGTACGCGACGACCTGCGCCAGAAAGTAGGCTCGGTACTGAACCTGGACAAGGAGCTTTCCCGCCTGCGCAAAGACACCGAGGGCGCTCTAGCTACCGTGACGCGGCAGGGCAGCAAGCTTTCCGACAGCCGCAAAAAGGCCTTCCCAAAGTTTGAAAAGGAGCTGGCCGGCTTGCTTTCCGAGCTAGGCATGCCCCACTCCCGCATCGTGGTGCAGCACAGCACCGGGCAACCTGCCGCCAGTGGCATCGACGTTATCAGCATTCTGTTTACGGCCAACAAGGGTGCCCAGCCCCAGACCCTGAGTAAGGCGGCTTCGGGTGGGGAATTCTCCCGCCTGATGCTTTGCATTAAGTACATGCTGGCCGACAAAACCGCTCTGCCGACAATCGTTTTTGACGAAATTGACACCGGTATTTCCGGCGAAATTGCGGTGAAAGTGGGCCGGATGATGCAGCAGATGGCCAAGAAGCACCAGCTTGTGGCTATCAGCCACTTGCCGCAGATGGCTGCCGCCGGCGACGCGCACTACTTTGTGTATAAGGAAGACCGCGCCGACCGCACCGTGAGCCGCATCCGGGAGCTGACCACCGACGAGCGGGTGCGCGAAATTGCCCACATGATTGCCGGCGCCAAGCCCAGTGAAAACGCCTTCCAGAGTGCCCGCGAGTTGCTGGCCATGCGCGGCGAAGTGGTAAGTACTGAGATGGTGAAATAG
- a CDS encoding enoyl-ACP reductase FabI, giving the protein MSNNLLAGKVGIISGALNEESIAWKVALKAHEQGARFVLTNAPLAMRMGEINKLSEQCNAPIIPADATSMEDLEKLFSGAQEHLGGKLDFVLHSIGMSANIRKGKHYGELNYEWFQKTLDVSALSFHKMLAVAEKQDAFNEWGSAVALSYIAAQRAFLDYTDMSQAKAVLESIARSYGQRLGKLKKVRVNTISQSPTKTTAGTGISGFNAFYDYADKLSPLGNAPAEACADYCISLFSDLTRYVTMQNLMHDGGFSTTGISEEIVDVITQAGA; this is encoded by the coding sequence ATGTCCAATAACCTCCTCGCCGGCAAGGTCGGCATCATCTCCGGGGCGCTCAACGAAGAATCCATTGCCTGGAAAGTAGCGCTGAAAGCCCACGAGCAGGGGGCCCGCTTCGTGCTGACCAACGCCCCGCTGGCCATGCGCATGGGCGAAATCAACAAGCTGTCGGAGCAATGCAACGCGCCCATCATTCCGGCCGATGCCACGTCGATGGAAGACCTGGAAAAGCTGTTTTCGGGAGCGCAGGAGCACCTGGGAGGTAAGCTCGACTTCGTGCTGCACAGTATCGGGATGAGCGCCAATATCCGCAAGGGCAAGCACTACGGCGAGCTGAACTACGAGTGGTTCCAGAAGACGCTGGACGTATCGGCTCTGTCGTTTCACAAGATGCTGGCCGTGGCTGAGAAGCAGGACGCCTTCAACGAGTGGGGTTCGGCCGTGGCCCTGAGCTACATTGCCGCTCAGCGCGCCTTCCTCGATTACACCGATATGTCGCAGGCCAAGGCCGTACTCGAAAGCATTGCCCGCAGCTACGGCCAGCGCCTGGGCAAGCTCAAGAAAGTGCGTGTGAACACCATTTCGCAGTCGCCGACGAAGACCACGGCCGGCACTGGCATCAGCGGCTTCAACGCTTTCTACGACTACGCCGACAAACTTTCGCCCCTGGGCAACGCTCCGGCCGAAGCCTGCGCCGACTATTGCATCTCGCTGTTCTCGGATTTGACCCGCTACGTAACCATGCAGAACCTGATGCACGATGGCGGCTTCAGTACCACCGGTATTTCCGAAGAAATCGTGGACGTAATTACCCAGGCTGGCGCATAG
- a CDS encoding carboxypeptidase-like regulatory domain-containing protein, giving the protein MKLPLLLCFLLLAPWLAAAQSTTTISGQVIDAKSNQALPGATILQVNTVNGVSSSSDGSFSLTVPGQSDSVTISVSAIGYVKQQRRVAAGSSTMLRLEPDRRTLISDDIVVYTRYKVGLTSGLRYAPYGLYAQLRGQRYIHKSLNISGSYHTNFKRNYSATASVDLPALPQLGPLSFSEKLDYQRLRAEAANAQFNSYSATLGLTLYQKTTRLPELLLSAGYARYQPLHLSETRATTGYGHGLGLRYSLPYPLDIHMQAQATRWPSYWQYQGSISRFIGNQLQLSVAANQLRNYTKVSVSLRKSFF; this is encoded by the coding sequence ATGAAACTACCCCTGCTACTCTGCTTTTTACTGCTGGCTCCCTGGCTGGCTGCGGCCCAATCTACCACCACCATTTCGGGTCAGGTAATCGACGCCAAAAGTAACCAGGCTCTGCCAGGGGCTACGATACTACAGGTCAATACCGTCAATGGTGTTAGCAGCAGTTCCGACGGCAGCTTTTCGCTTACCGTGCCTGGGCAGTCAGACAGTGTCACCATTAGTGTAAGCGCCATTGGCTATGTAAAGCAGCAGCGCCGGGTAGCGGCCGGCAGCAGTACCATGCTCAGGCTGGAGCCCGATCGGCGCACTCTCATTTCGGATGATATAGTGGTGTATACCCGTTACAAAGTAGGCCTTACTTCCGGTCTGCGCTATGCTCCGTACGGGCTTTATGCCCAGCTACGTGGCCAGCGCTATATCCACAAATCCCTCAACATTTCGGGTAGCTACCACACCAACTTTAAACGCAACTACTCGGCCACAGCCTCGGTAGACCTGCCTGCGCTACCCCAGCTTGGCCCGCTCAGCTTCTCCGAGAAGCTTGATTATCAGCGCCTGCGAGCCGAAGCGGCTAATGCACAGTTTAACAGCTACTCCGCTACGCTTGGTCTGACGCTCTACCAAAAAACCACCCGCCTGCCCGAGTTGCTACTCAGTGCCGGGTACGCCCGTTACCAACCGCTGCACCTTTCCGAAACCCGGGCCACCACGGGCTACGGCCATGGACTGGGCTTACGCTACAGTCTGCCGTATCCGCTCGATATACACATGCAGGCCCAAGCTACCCGCTGGCCATCGTATTGGCAATATCAGGGCAGCATTTCGCGCTTTATCGGTAATCAGCTGCAACTTAGCGTGGCTGCCAACCAGCTCCGCAACTACACCAAGGTCAGCGTAAGTCTGAGGAAATCCTTTTTTTGA
- a CDS encoding DUF3885 domain-containing protein → MPPLPSTAFIQQHFPGLFLSSGLFYRWPIGIRFDLQGEHPIYLKPGHPAYSPTVRLAYNEAYFREVNHRASTLFHAAFQPDDELVLVYQKSAYKRGRIKTTDFLLRQLGILRSEALIKKIANPYRHLWPFGKWVRLYFSTSASAVPFPSIAAAIANQDFRDRAPAIRGDVFLLNLSRGLLFHLYDDRGLDILAADKATLQPLFETYNSWLLDYDRARVEETFFEG, encoded by the coding sequence ATGCCACCCCTGCCCAGCACGGCGTTTATTCAGCAACATTTTCCGGGCCTGTTTTTAAGCAGCGGGCTGTTCTACCGGTGGCCTATCGGCATCCGGTTCGACTTGCAGGGTGAGCATCCTATTTATCTGAAGCCCGGTCATCCTGCTTATTCACCCACTGTGCGGCTGGCTTATAATGAGGCGTACTTTCGGGAAGTAAATCACCGCGCATCGACGCTATTCCACGCCGCTTTTCAGCCGGATGATGAGCTCGTCCTCGTGTATCAGAAATCTGCCTACAAAAGGGGCCGGATCAAAACCACCGACTTTCTTCTGCGCCAGCTTGGCATCCTTAGGTCTGAGGCCTTAATCAAGAAAATAGCGAATCCCTACCGACACCTCTGGCCTTTTGGCAAATGGGTGAGATTGTACTTTTCTACCTCTGCCTCCGCTGTTCCTTTTCCCTCCATAGCTGCGGCCATTGCCAATCAGGATTTTAGAGACCGGGCTCCGGCTATCCGCGGTGACGTGTTCCTGCTCAACCTCAGCCGGGGCCTGCTTTTCCACCTATACGACGACCGGGGCCTCGACATACTAGCCGCGGATAAGGCGACACTACAGCCGCTGTTCGAAACCTACAACAGCTGGCTTCTGGACTATGACCGGGCGCGAGTCGAGGAAACCTTCTTTGAAGGTTGA
- a CDS encoding D-2-hydroxyacid dehydrogenase family protein encodes MQITILDDYQDSVRHLAAFRKLAGHSVRVYHDSTTDEDELARRLQDTEAVVLIRERTRLTPTLLDRLPQLRLVSQTGKVAGHLSVADCTARGIAVAEGTGSPYSTAELTWALILAAMRHIPQEVAHLKAGGWQHTLGRQLRGRRLGVWSYGKIGQLVAGYGRAFGMRVWVWGREGSVTAARADGFEAAPSREAFFAESDVVSLHIRLTPDTHGLISAADLALMQPEALFVNTSRAELVEAGALVAALQWGRPGLAAVDVYEQEPVLGATHPLLALPNAVCTPHLGYVEKDNYELYFGQAFDNILAFAAGQPTHIANPQVL; translated from the coding sequence ATGCAAATCACCATCCTCGACGATTACCAGGACAGTGTGCGCCACCTGGCGGCTTTTCGGAAGCTGGCCGGCCACTCCGTGAGGGTATACCACGACAGCACCACGGACGAGGATGAACTGGCCCGCCGCCTGCAAGACACCGAAGCTGTGGTGCTGATCCGGGAACGGACTCGCCTCACCCCAACGCTGCTCGACCGGCTGCCCCAGCTTCGGCTCGTCAGCCAGACGGGCAAAGTAGCCGGCCACCTGAGCGTGGCCGATTGCACGGCACGCGGTATTGCCGTGGCCGAAGGCACCGGTTCCCCTTATTCCACCGCCGAGCTTACCTGGGCACTGATCCTGGCGGCCATGCGTCATATCCCGCAGGAAGTTGCCCACCTCAAGGCCGGAGGCTGGCAGCACACGCTGGGGCGGCAGCTGCGCGGTCGACGCCTGGGCGTGTGGAGCTACGGCAAAATAGGACAGCTGGTGGCGGGCTATGGCCGGGCCTTCGGTATGCGGGTCTGGGTGTGGGGCCGGGAAGGCTCGGTAACGGCAGCCCGCGCCGATGGCTTTGAGGCGGCTCCTTCGCGGGAGGCCTTTTTCGCGGAAAGTGACGTGGTATCCCTTCACATCCGCCTCACTCCCGACACCCACGGCCTGATTTCCGCCGCCGACCTGGCTCTAATGCAGCCCGAAGCCTTGTTCGTGAATACCAGTCGGGCGGAGTTGGTTGAGGCGGGAGCCCTGGTGGCCGCTTTGCAGTGGGGTCGGCCCGGCCTGGCGGCCGTGGATGTGTACGAGCAGGAGCCGGTGCTGGGCGCTACTCATCCCCTACTGGCCTTGCCCAACGCCGTGTGTACTCCTCACCTGGGCTACGTGGAAAAGGACAACTACGAGCTATACTTTGGCCAGGCCTTCGACAATATCCTGGCCTTTGCCGCCGGACAGCCCACGCATATTGCCAACCCACAAGTACTTTGA
- a CDS encoding carboxy terminal-processing peptidase, translating into MASFRSSLGFSALLPGLLLLFPMGGFTQRPADGVPPQKKQVLLGTVAQGLGMAHVQPEQIDNDFSRRVYTLYLKHLDGSKRFLLQPDVKQLQRYETSIDDEIKQGKHEFLDLSTTLINQRVQEAQALYRELLQQPFEFTANETFETDAEKQAFPADAAARRDRWRRLLKYQTMTRVSELMDEQSRQQTKSLAATKAKPSDATLSAPVRTPAQLEADARKQVLKYYDEFFSDLRQTDEADRLAEFANTVANTFDPHSEYFAPKDKTNFDLALTGRLEGTGAQLSEKDGQISVAYLVPGSASYRQGELKAGDIILRVGQGAAEPVAVEGLRMDKVVQMIRGKKGTEVRLTVKKPDASTKVISIIRDVVVLEETYAQSAVINDGGKKIGYILLPSFYADFNHNGGRNSADDVKAELQKLKKENVQGVVLDLRFNGGGSLQDAAEMAGLFVANGPMVQVKSRQGAADLVSDPDPKVQYDGPLAVLVNKYSASASEILAGAIQDYKRGVIVGNTTYGKGTVQRIFELDDIMSPALASLKPFGSLKMTIQKYYRVTGSSTQFKGVTPDIPVPDAYSALADGEQDTDYPLKWDEITPAQFKPWAAAPNVEKLAAASRQRVAASPAFGLLTDAVQGMVKRQKVTQVSLNLAAYRAEQQEAHAAAEKFKQTQQAAPTLEVAPLLAATTAAPADSAANSRATRFVKPLRKDLTLREAVAVIQDQL; encoded by the coding sequence ATGGCTTCATTCCGCTCTTCTCTCGGCTTCTCAGCGCTGCTGCCGGGTTTGTTGCTGCTCTTTCCCATGGGTGGCTTCACCCAGCGCCCCGCCGATGGCGTGCCGCCCCAGAAAAAACAGGTGCTGCTGGGCACCGTTGCCCAAGGCCTGGGCATGGCCCACGTGCAGCCCGAGCAGATCGACAACGATTTTTCGCGCCGCGTCTATACCCTTTATCTTAAGCACCTCGACGGCAGCAAGCGGTTTTTGCTCCAGCCCGACGTAAAGCAGCTGCAGCGTTACGAAACCAGCATTGACGACGAAATCAAGCAGGGCAAGCACGAGTTTTTGGATCTGAGCACCACGCTCATCAACCAGCGCGTGCAGGAAGCCCAGGCGCTGTACCGGGAGTTGCTCCAGCAGCCGTTCGAGTTTACGGCCAACGAAACCTTCGAAACCGACGCCGAGAAGCAGGCTTTTCCGGCCGATGCCGCCGCCCGCCGCGACCGGTGGCGCCGCCTGCTCAAGTACCAGACCATGACCCGCGTCTCGGAGCTGATGGATGAGCAGAGCCGCCAGCAAACCAAGTCGCTGGCCGCCACCAAGGCCAAGCCTTCGGACGCTACGCTTTCGGCCCCGGTGCGCACCCCGGCCCAGCTCGAAGCCGACGCCCGCAAGCAGGTGCTCAAGTACTACGACGAGTTTTTCAGTGACCTGCGCCAGACCGACGAAGCCGACCGGCTGGCCGAGTTTGCCAACACCGTAGCCAATACCTTCGACCCGCACTCGGAGTATTTCGCGCCCAAGGATAAAACCAACTTCGACCTGGCCCTGACCGGCCGCCTGGAAGGCACTGGTGCTCAGCTCAGTGAGAAAGACGGTCAGATATCGGTGGCCTACTTGGTGCCCGGCTCGGCCTCGTACCGCCAGGGTGAGCTCAAGGCTGGCGACATCATTCTGCGCGTGGGCCAGGGTGCAGCCGAGCCCGTAGCCGTAGAAGGCCTGCGCATGGACAAAGTGGTGCAGATGATTCGGGGCAAGAAGGGTACGGAAGTGCGCCTGACGGTGAAAAAGCCCGACGCCAGCACCAAGGTTATTTCCATCATCCGCGACGTGGTGGTGCTGGAAGAAACCTACGCCCAGTCGGCCGTTATCAACGACGGGGGCAAGAAAATCGGCTACATTCTGCTGCCCAGCTTTTACGCCGACTTCAACCACAACGGCGGCCGCAACTCGGCCGACGACGTGAAGGCCGAACTGCAAAAGCTCAAGAAGGAAAACGTGCAGGGCGTGGTGCTGGATTTGCGCTTCAACGGCGGCGGCTCCTTGCAGGACGCGGCCGAAATGGCCGGCCTTTTCGTGGCCAACGGCCCGATGGTGCAGGTAAAAAGCCGGCAGGGCGCTGCCGACCTGGTTTCTGACCCCGACCCCAAAGTGCAGTACGACGGGCCGCTGGCAGTGCTGGTAAACAAGTACAGCGCCTCGGCTTCCGAAATTCTGGCCGGTGCTATTCAGGACTACAAGCGCGGCGTCATCGTGGGCAACACTACCTACGGCAAAGGCACCGTGCAGCGCATCTTCGAGCTGGACGACATCATGAGCCCGGCGTTGGCCAGCCTCAAGCCGTTTGGGTCGCTGAAAATGACTATTCAGAAATATTACCGCGTGACGGGTTCTTCCACCCAATTCAAGGGCGTCACGCCCGATATTCCGGTACCCGACGCCTATAGCGCCCTGGCCGACGGCGAGCAGGACACGGACTATCCGCTGAAGTGGGACGAGATTACGCCGGCTCAATTCAAGCCCTGGGCCGCCGCCCCGAACGTGGAGAAACTGGCCGCCGCCAGCCGGCAGCGTGTGGCCGCCAGCCCTGCCTTCGGCCTGCTCACCGACGCGGTACAGGGCATGGTGAAGCGCCAGAAAGTAACCCAGGTATCATTGAACCTGGCCGCCTACCGCGCCGAGCAGCAGGAAGCTCACGCCGCGGCCGAGAAGTTCAAACAGACCCAGCAGGCCGCGCCCACGCTGGAAGTAGCTCCGCTGCTGGCCGCTACTACTGCCGCGCCCGCCGATTCGGCGGCTAACAGCCGGGCCACCCGCTTCGTGAAGCCCCTGCGCAAAGACCTAACCCTGCGCGAGGCCGTAGCCGTTATTCAGGATCAGCTGTAA
- a CDS encoding cytochrome P450, which produces MQTIPRDPSLDSTLDVVREGFPFIWNRVRGLHSDIFQIRLMGQRTICLHGPEAAQLFYDPARFVRTGAVPRRIQTTLMGKDAVQTQDGAEHRCRKDAFMSVMTPQSRARLMRLLAHEWQAAAEYWAEQEEIVLFDEAQEVLCRAACAWAGVPLPNKDARRRARDFWAMIDAFGGAGPRHWRGKRARTRTEDWIEGIIKKIRKGKLEVAEGSPAHVMAWLRDADGEQLSARMAAIELINLVRPIVAIATYITFAAVALHEYPVYKGLLRTSGDEYTEYFVQEVRRDFPFAPFLGARVREDFTWRGCDFKKGMLVLLDVYGLNHDPRIWPEANVFWPDRFRHQTISPYNLIPQGGGHYDTGHRCAGEWITIETLKQAVTFLNTGITYDVPAQDLRYDLTRMPTLPTSGFVMRQVRPTGQAAPTAVQTSACPFHH; this is translated from the coding sequence ATGCAAACTATTCCCCGGGACCCCAGCCTGGACAGCACACTGGACGTGGTGCGCGAAGGATTCCCTTTTATCTGGAACCGTGTCCGTGGCCTGCACTCCGATATTTTTCAGATCCGCCTGATGGGCCAACGCACCATTTGCCTGCACGGGCCGGAAGCAGCCCAGCTGTTTTACGACCCGGCCCGCTTCGTGCGTACGGGTGCCGTGCCGCGCCGCATTCAAACCACGCTCATGGGCAAGGACGCCGTGCAAACCCAGGATGGAGCCGAGCACCGCTGCCGCAAAGACGCCTTTATGTCGGTGATGACGCCCCAGAGCCGGGCGCGGCTGATGCGGCTTTTGGCCCACGAGTGGCAGGCGGCGGCTGAATACTGGGCTGAGCAGGAAGAAATAGTGCTCTTCGACGAAGCCCAGGAAGTGCTGTGCCGGGCTGCCTGCGCCTGGGCCGGGGTGCCGCTACCCAACAAAGACGCTCGCCGCCGGGCCCGGGACTTTTGGGCCATGATTGACGCTTTTGGCGGGGCCGGGCCGCGGCACTGGCGCGGCAAACGAGCCCGCACCCGCACCGAAGACTGGATAGAAGGCATCATCAAGAAGATTCGCAAGGGCAAGCTAGAGGTGGCAGAAGGCTCGCCGGCCCACGTTATGGCTTGGCTGCGCGACGCCGACGGCGAGCAGCTCTCGGCCCGCATGGCCGCCATTGAACTTATCAACCTGGTGCGTCCCATCGTGGCTATTGCTACCTATATCACCTTTGCCGCCGTGGCTTTGCACGAATACCCGGTTTATAAAGGTCTGCTGCGCACGTCCGGCGACGAGTACACCGAGTACTTCGTGCAGGAAGTGCGGCGCGACTTTCCCTTTGCGCCGTTTCTGGGTGCCCGGGTGCGCGAAGATTTCACCTGGCGCGGCTGCGACTTCAAAAAAGGCATGCTGGTATTGCTCGACGTGTATGGCCTCAACCACGACCCGCGCATCTGGCCCGAGGCCAACGTGTTTTGGCCCGACCGGTTCCGCCACCAGACCATCAGCCCCTACAATCTTATTCCCCAGGGTGGAGGCCATTACGACACTGGTCACCGCTGCGCCGGGGAGTGGATTACCATCGAAACGCTCAAGCAGGCCGTGACTTTTCTCAACACCGGCATTACCTACGACGTGCCGGCCCAGGACCTGCGCTACGACCTTACGCGCATGCCCACGCTGCCCACCAGCGGCTTCGTGATGCGGCAGGTGCGCCCCACCGGCCAAGCAGCACCTACGGCTGTGCAAACCTCTGCCTGCCCGTTTCACCACTAA
- a CDS encoding tellurite resistance TerB family protein: MQTSHDLNQVLNTPQKKLAFFQNLVLVAAADGQLDQQESQLLLQVGNRLGLKSEEVQPIADNLAILSFIVPADGLQRTLELQTLVQMMLQDGQIDPREYGLCMEYANRIGYGKEILDDMVSQLAGGAPTGTRNPPTV; the protein is encoded by the coding sequence ATGCAAACCTCCCACGACCTGAACCAGGTCCTCAATACTCCGCAAAAGAAGCTGGCCTTCTTCCAAAACCTGGTACTCGTAGCCGCCGCCGATGGGCAGCTCGATCAGCAGGAAAGCCAGCTGCTGCTCCAGGTTGGTAACCGCCTAGGTTTGAAATCGGAAGAAGTACAGCCCATTGCCGACAACCTGGCCATTCTAAGCTTCATTGTGCCCGCCGATGGGCTGCAGCGCACCTTGGAGCTGCAAACCCTGGTACAGATGATGCTGCAGGACGGCCAGATTGATCCGCGCGAATACGGCCTCTGCATGGAATACGCCAACCGCATCGGCTACGGCAAGGAAATTCTGGATGACATGGTAAGCCAACTGGCCGGTGGGGCTCCTACCGGCACGCGTAACCCACCTACGGTATAA